One window from the genome of Zonotrichia leucophrys gambelii isolate GWCS_2022_RI chromosome 27, RI_Zleu_2.0, whole genome shotgun sequence encodes:
- the LOC135458546 gene encoding G protein-activated inward rectifier potassium channel 1-like yields the protein MAAVRRKFGDEYQAVGLARCSARRERQRFVDKNGRCNVQHGNLGGESSRYLSDFFTTLVDLKWRWNLLIFLLTYTVAWLVMASMWWGIAYLRGDLQQAHGDSYSPCVANVYNFPSAFLFFVETEATIGYGHRYITERCPEGIVLFLFQSLLGSVVDAFLIGCMFIKMSQPKKRAETLMFSRAAVISQRDAKLCLMFRVGNLRNSHMVSAQIRCKLIKSRQTPEGEFLPLDQCELDVGFGTGADQLFLVSPLTICHEINSESPFFCLSQRSLRSEQFEIVVILEGIVETTGMTCQARTSYTEDEVLWGHRFLPVMSLEDGFFRVDYSQFHATFEVPTPPYSVKEQEESLSQASLLNSPSEKKSRREQVCPLDCADVTGEKNKLPAKLQKISSRKEGLPPRALRMSSCNTQKNFSTGDLLEIEEISPMSDGEDSDHRMQLKGLKINAKALTQSTSNLELQKDFPGMGTLEVKLEDNFPAKL from the exons ATGGCAGCCGTGCGCAGGAAGTTTGGGGACGAGTACCAGGCCGTGGGCCTCGCCCGCTGCAGCGCCCGCAGGGAGCGGCAGCGCTTCGTGGACAAGAACGGGCGCTGCAACGTGCAGCACGGCAACCTGGGCGGCGAGAGCAGCCGCTACCTCTCCGACTTCTTCACCACGCTGGTGGACCTCAAGTGGCGCTGGAACCTGCTCATCTTCCTGCTGACCTACACGGTGGCCTGGCTGGTGATGGCCTCCATGTGGTGGGGCATCGCGTACCTGCGCGGGGACCTGCAGCAGGCGCACGGTGACTCGTACAGCCCGTGTGTGGCCAACGTGTACAACTTCCCCTCCGCCTTCCTCTTCTTCGTGGAGACCGAGGCCACCATCGGCTACGGGCACCGCTACATCACGGAGCGCTGCCCCGAGGGCATCGTGCTGTTCCTCTTCCAGTCGCTGCTGGGCTCCGTGGTGGACGCGTTCCTCATCGGCTGCATGTTCATCAAGATGTCGCAGCCCAAGAAGCGAGCCGAGACCCTCATGTTCAGCCGCGCCGCCGTCATCTCGCAGCGCGATGCCAAGCTCTGCCTCATGTTCCGTGTGGGCAACCTCCGCAACAGCCACATGGTGTCTGCCCAGATCCGCTGCAAGCTCATCAAG tcCAGACAGACACCGGAGGGGGAATTTCTGCCACTGGACCAGTGTGAGCTGGATGTTGGATTTGGAACTGGAGCTGACCAGCTGTTTTTGGTTTCCCCTTTAACCATCTGCCATGAAATCAACTCAGAGAGCccctttttctgtctctcacaAAGATCCCTGAGGAGTGAGCAATTTGAAATCGTTGTCATCCTCGAAGGAATCGTTGAGACCACCG GAATGACGTGCCAAGCCAGGACCTCCTACACGGAGGATGAAGTGCTGTGGGGTCACAGGTTCCTGCCAGTCATGTCTCTGGAAGATGGATTTTTCCGTGTGGATTATTCTCAGTTCCACGCCACCTTTGAAGTCCCCACTCCTCCTTACAGTGTCAAAGAGCAAGAAGAAAGCCTGTCCCAGGCATCTCTCTTGAACAGTCcttctgagaagaaaagcagaagagaacaGGTTTGTCCTCTTGACTGTGCTGATGTTACAGGAGAGAAGAACAAGCTCCCTGCTAAACTCCAGAAGATCAGCTCGAGGAAGGAGGGCCTTCCACCAAGAGCCCTGAGAATGAGTTCCTGTAACACACAGAAGAATTTCAGTACTGGGGATCTCTTGGAAATTGAAGAAATAAGTCCCATGTCCGATGGTGAAGACAGTGATCACAGGATGCAGCTGAAaggcttaaaaataaatgccaaGGCTCTGACTCAGTCCACCAGCAACCTCGAGTTACAGAAGGATTTTCCAGGTATGGGCACCCTAGAGGTGAAATTGGAAGATAATTTCCCTGCCAAACTTTGA